The Microbacter margulisiae genomic sequence GCTTTAAAATCGCATCAAAAGGACGAAAGGTGAGTTGCATTTTCCCATTTCCACCCATCCGGGTTGATTTTCCTTTTTGTGCAAACATAGCGGTTGGATTTATAAGTGATGCGGCTGTTAAAAGAGCCGATGATTTAATGAAAGATCTTCTGGTAATCATAACTATTTTTTTTAATGAATGTCTTTTTTAATATCCCCATTGCAATAGAACAAGGCATTGCCCGACAGATTGAAGGTTTGAAAGTTCGAGGGTTCGAGGTTATAACTTCATTAATTTCAAGGCATTTTGTTATTCAGTAATTCGGTCATTCAGTTATTAACATTGGGGACAGCACTTGCACATTATCTTCCGGCAACTATGGTAGTCTTTGTTTGCTTGACAGATTATCACTTCCCTTGTGTTGAAGGGAAGTGCCCGAAGAGGGATGGGTTAGATTTATCATAAAATATTCATTTCAAATATTTTGCTATTTCAACTGTCAATTGAATCTACTCTGCCAGATAAAAAGGATGCCTCGCTATGGAGACAATACCCGAATCCTTGTCGATTCGCGTCAACAACCGTCTGGCACACAGCAAGCGTTTTGTATTATACGCATCATATTTGGGCGATGATGGAGCTAAACTACTGATATGTACCATTCCCGATGAGTGAATAAACTCACCGTTTCCGATATAAAGTCCCACATGTGATACATGTCGTTTTCCATTCTTTTTTGAACCAAAAAAGAGTAAATCGCCGGGACGCAATTCAGAAAATCCTTTGGAAATATTTACGCTATCACCCGTCATAGCCTGTTGCCATGCATCACGCCGCAACACAACACCATTCAGGAAGAAACAGGTTTTGGTAAATCCACTGCAATCCATTCCTTTAATAGATGTACCACCCCACAAATATGGGAAACCGACAAAACATTTGGCGGTAGCAATAATATTACCTGCAGTTGGCTGGCGCGAAGCAATCCATTGATCAAATGGCACTGCATAGCTTTTTTGCAAAAAAGCTATCCGCCCGTCAGGCAGTAAAAGATGGAAATAATCACC encodes the following:
- a CDS encoding NlpC/P60 family protein, which produces MKNIFALCLLLSWIMAAHGQPVEYAIVTQSVINMRQNPSVAAEMGTQALMGTPVHILKTDHGWKQLMTPDGYVAWATSESVQPMSLDQYKEWNASRKVIVTHYFTVLHSEPSENSPVVSDVVWGDVIRLTGERGDYFHLLLPDGRIAFLQKSYAVPFDQWIASRQPTAGNIIATAKCFVGFPYLWGGTSIKGMDCSGFTKTCFFLNGVVLRRDAWQQAMTGDSVNISKGFSELRPGDLLFFGSKKNGKRHVSHVGLYIGNGEFIHSSGMVHISSLAPSSPKYDAYNTKRLLCARRLLTRIDKDSGIVSIARHPFYLAE